The genomic interval AGCTGTGGGGTTAGCTGCCTTGGTGGGTCTGCTCCACGTGCCACTCCAAGGGGGCCTTTACAAGGGGGCTCAAAAGGGGCCTCCTGATGCAGCCATGGCATTTCTGGCCTTGGAAATGGGGACAGCACAGGTACAGTTGTGGGGCCAAGGATACGGCAAAACAAGCTGGAGCAGAGTGATTGTGGGGAGAGCTGGGAACATGGGCCTTGCAGTCCTAGCTGAGGATCTGACATTCCTGGGTCACTGCAGCCCTGGGGCATCCTTTTGGTGCAGGATGGCGCTGTGGGCATGTCTGCAAAACTCTTGTCTGCGTGTGTCACAGAGTGGCAGGAATGGCCCAAGGAATCACAGCCCTCAAAGGGCAGAAAGACATCCTCCTTTCCTGGCCCCACCTTTGTTTAATCATTTCCTTGAGTTGAAATTTTCACATTGGGCAAAGATTAGCTTAGCTCCAGTCCCCTTCTCCCCTGGGTTAGCCTCTGGCCTGGGATCCTCTGCCCGCTGCTAGCTGCTGTCTGTGCCTTGCTCTGCTTCTTGACCCCCTGAGGCTTTATTGTGGCCCTGGGCAGGCACCCCCTATGGTGCTCTGCTTTCCTCTCTGTTTGTGATCTTGTCTTTAGAATCTGCTTTCACACCTTCCAGGAGAAGAGTTTGTTGTTTTAATGAGTCAAAGCAGGAGGGATATGCCATCtctggatcacaagttcaatctGCTTAGTCAACAAGCATGTTGTGCTTCCCTAGCAGCAGGCCAAGCTGTGCTGGCACCTGTTTCATGGGCCAGGCCATGACCTGGCTGTGGCTCCCTGCAGGTTCAagggcattttttaaattgtaaattgttatatatgacagcagaatgcattacgattcatattacacatatggagcacaatttttcatatctctagttgtatacaaagtatattcacaccatcgTGTCtctatacatgtacttagggtaatgacgtccctctcattccaccatcttttttaccctcttgccccctcccttcccctcctagcgttcctctaatcctcccatgctccccctcccaaccccagcctcctatgaatcagcctccttttttttttttttttaagaatatttctttattttttagttattggcggacacaacatctttgtttgtatgtggtgctgaggatcgaacccgggccgcacgcatgccaggcgagcgcgctaccgcttgagccacatccccagccccatgaatcagcctccttacatcagagaaaacatttggcatttggttttctgggattggctaactttactaagcattatattctccaactccattcacttacctgtaaatgccatgattttattttcttttattgctgagtaatattccattgtgtatatatgccacattttctttatccattcatctactgacaggcATCTAGTTTGTTTATATAGTTTCTTGAGGGCCTTGAGGGCCTCAGGCCAAGGGACTGGGGACACCTatttttactcagcttttttttttttttaattattatgtttaaaatttgttctatttagaCACATGTGACAGTAGAGTGTTACTCATCTTTTTCTGATGTGCAGACAGGCATATTAGAAGCAGAAGTCAGGACATTTGGTCAGCACTCatcagtcttatttatttatttatttttgcggGGGCAGGGGCGGGGATCAGGGAatagaactcagggacactcgaccactgagccacatccccagccctattttgtatttttatttagagacagggtctcactgagttgcttagcgcctcaccattgctgaggctggctttgaactcgcaatcctcctgcctcagcctcctgagccactgagattataggtgtgtgccactgcacccggcctgttttgttttgtttttaaggataGTCACACTGTTTAACAATGGTCACCACCAGTCGTCTACAGAATCTTaccatcttcccaaactgaaccCCATCCAACACTAactccccagggcctggcaccgGCCATGATGTTCTCAGTCTCTGGATCTGAGGGTCCCAGGGCCCCTCTGAGTGGAGTCCCGCAGCGTGCAGTGTGTATCCTTGCGTATttggctttttggtttttttccttttttttttcaatgctagggacagaacccagggccttgtgcatgctaggcatgtacGCTGCCACtgcaccacacccagcccagggTGTCTTCCATGTTCCCTGAGCATGTTGTCCTTGGATTCATCTGACCTCTACCAGGgctattctcctttttttttttttttttggtactgggaattgaacccaggggcgtttaaccactgagctacatcccccgccccctctcttttttaataattatgaaaacCTTAAGATTGtggtttaaaacataaaatatctcgTCACTGTTTCTCAGTGTGTGCTTATGTAGTGTTAAAGGCATTCACCGTGTTGGGACAGGTTCCGTTCCTTCCCCCAGTGCCTGTGAATTGTGCATTCACTGTTGGCTGTAGCCCCTGAGCCCTTCACTAAGTGAAGGGCCGTCATTGGTTGCCATGATCCATGGCGTGGTGTTCCAGTGGAAATGTCACTATGCCCGTcattaagagaaagagaaaggtacCTGTAAAGGATAAGAGGAGTGTAACATGAATACGAGATGGCCAGTCTGTGGCCTGGGAATGGCCCTGTGCCCCAGGGGGCAGACACTCTAGCACCATCCAGACCTTGAGGCCCTCGGGTGGAGAGAGGTGGGCAGCCAGTTCCCTCATGGGATTCCAGTGAGCCCCTTGCTAAGGCAGTGTCTGTGGTACCTGTCACCCCCTGGGTCCTGCACACGGAGGTGCAGGTGCCGAGCCCCTGGTCACCCTGCCTTGCCTTCACTTGGCCCACAGGAGGAATAAGGTCCTGAACCACTTCAGCATCATGCAGCAGCGGCGGCTGAAGGACCAGGACCAGGACGAGgatgaggaggggaaggagaagcgGGGCCGCAGGAAGGCCAGCGAGCTGCGCATCCACGACCTGGAGGATGACCTGGAGATGTCCTCTGATGACAGCGACGCCAGCGGCGAGGAGGGTAAGTGTCGCTTGTGCTGACTGTAGATGGAGAgtgggctgatgggctgatgtcACCCAGAGAGGCTTGTGGTCATTGTTGTCCTAGAAGGCAGGAGCTGGAGAGCCGAGGCACGGCCTCCACTGGGGCTGAATGACTGGCGTCCCTCACCTGGCTCTGGGTGATTTGGGGCAGTGGTGTGTGAGCCTGGGGCTGCGGGCGGCTCTGGACTGGGCTGCTTGCTGTAAGCGCTGCTCGCAGATCTGCCCTCGCTTCTGGAAGAACTGGCCAGGCCTGGGGGGCCAGTCATCCACTCCCAGGACGTCAGAACATGGTCGAACCTGAAGGACACAGTGGTCCATGGCCTgagtcccctctgccctcccccaggCAGCAGAGCCCCCAAGGCCAAGAAGAAGAAGCCACTGACCAAGGCgggcaggaagaagaagaagaagaagggctCGGATGATGAGGCCTTTGAGGACAGTGACGACGGTGACTTTGAGGGCCAGGAGGTAGACTACATGTCCGatggctccaggtgaggcaggcgGGAGGCGGGTGTGAGACCCTGGCCGGCCTCCAGAGGCGCCCGCTCACCCTCTGCCCTCCTCTGTCTTACAGCAGCTCCCAGGACGAGGCAGAGGGCAAACCGAAGGTGCCGCAGCAGGAGGACGGGCCCAAAGGTAGGCGGGGGCCAGGTGCTGGGGGCAGTCAGCAGGCAGGGTCCCTCCTGCTCTGCTCACCCGTCCCCTCCCCAGGTGTCGATGAGCACAGTGAGAGCAGCGAGGAGAGCGAGGAGGAGAAGCCTCctgaggaggacaaggaggaggaggaggagaagaaggccCCCACCCCGCAGGAGAAGAGGCGCAGGAAAGGTGGGCTCCCCTTGCCGGCCTCGCGCAGGCCCTGGcgccctgccccccacccctgcccctgggCCTCCTGCCGTGATGGAAGTGAGGATGGGCAGGGGGTCTTGCTCTGGTCCTGACTCGGCCAAGCTGGCTCCTGCAGACAGCAGTGATGAGTCAGACAGCTCGGAGGAGAGTGACATTGACAGTGAGGCCTCCTCAGCCCTGTTCATGGCGGTAAGTAGCGGTCTGGGGCCTGGGCCAGGCAGGTGTCTGTTTGCAGGCTCATACCCCCCACCTTAACCTCTGCAGAAAAAGAAGACACCCCCCAAGAGGGAGCGGAAGCCGTCGGGAGGCAGTTCGCGGGGCAGCAGCCGCCCTGGCACACCCAGTGCAGAGGGGACCAGCACCTCCTCCACCCTGCGGGCAGCTGCCAACAAACTGGAGCAAGGTGAGCTATCAGCCCCATCTGTGtgctcctgagtccctgggtAGGGTCCACCCTCCACCCCAAGACTCATCCTGACCCTGCTCCCACAGGGAAGAGAGTCAGCGAGGCACCAGCCGCCAAGCGGTTACGGCTGGACGCTGCGCCCCAGAGCCTGTCTGGAAAGTTGACCCCACAGCCGCCTTCCGGAAAGTCCACGCCCTGCAGTGGGTAAGTTGGTTAGGAcgcaggggctgggcaggggccacTGTAGGATCTCGCTGACCCTGACCCTCTGTTCCTCAGTGATGTGCAGGTGACTGAGGACGCCGTGCGCCGCTACCTGACGCGGAAGCCCATGACCACCAAAGACCTACTGAAAAAGTTTCAGACCAAGAAGACGGGGCTGAGCAGTGAGCAGACGGTGAACTTGCTGGCCCAGATCCTGAAGCGGCTCAACCCCGAGCGCAAGATGGTCAATGACAAGATGCACTTCTCCCTCAAGGACTGAGATCTCCCCCTGCCCAATAAAACTGTCCCCTCCAGACCTGCCCACGTCTGCTGCCTGGTTGTTCTGGAGTCCGGTGCCCCTGTGTTAGCAACCACAGAAGTGCCTGGGCAGTGTCCTTCCCCAGTCACCCTCTGGTCCCGCCTCCTGTTGCCTTATAGGCACCTGGAAGACAGGGCTCTCCTGGCAGCTCAGCAGGTGCACTGGGACAGCCCAGTCATAGCAGCTGTGGCTTTGACTGCCTTCGGGGCTTCTGCCTTCAGCCAGGCTCCTGGCCCAAGACCTGGCAAGCGCTCAGTTCCAGTGACTCCACTGTCAGTTGCCCACACTAGTATTTTTGGTTTTCAGATCGACTGCTGTGTTTGGGTGGTGTCCCTGATGTCTTTGATCCCCTCTTgaattttaggtttttattttaagcatCCCTACCTTACAGCCTGTTTGACGAGTCTAGAATCTGCAGTTGTGAGCATCTGCAGTGTCCTCTGCTTTCCCTTGTGGATAGGATTTTTCTCAGGTTGTGATTGGGGTGGGGTCCTCGAAGGAGTCTTGGcaggcctactttttttttttttttttttaatatttattttttagttctcggcggacacaacatctttgtcggtatgtggtgctgaggactgaacccgggccgcacgcatgccaggcgagcgcgctaccgcatgagccacatccccagccccaaggcctaCTTTTTAAGCAGGTCATTCAAGATGGTTTTACCTTGGCTTCCAAAAGTTACTAGGAGTGCGCCCCTGCCGGTTTTGTGTGTGATTCTCAGCTCagagttctgtttgttttttggtactgtggactgaacccagggcgcttaaccactgagccatatccccaggcctttttaacttttattttgagacaaggtctctctaagttgctcagggcctaatttgctgaggctggctttgaactcaagatcccccctgcctcagccttccgggCTTCTGttattacagatgtgtgccaccctgcccagctccccTCAGTCTTTGTCTGCATGGCCACCAGAGCCTCGTGTCCTTTTTTCCTGGCTTTAGCATCTGGGCCTATTTTCAGTTCCCTAGGGGGTTTCTGGGGTGCCCTCTCGCCTTTCAAGCCAGGTGATGCTTTTGCATGTCCAGCCCCACCAGGTTCCCTGCAGGGAGGTTTCTGGACAGCAGTGTGGCTGAGAGGAGATTTGGCTACAGCCACTACCTTTGAACCTGTCTTGCATTGTGGGAAAGAACCAGCCCGCGGTGTGGGTGACAGCCGTGGATGGGTAGAGGGAGAAACCTCCCAGTGTGAGCGAACAGGAACACCTGTTTGCTCTAGGACAGGCCATTGGAAACGTCCAGTGGTGACCCTTCCTGCCCTCCCTGACCGCTTGGCAGGCTCCCTTACTTCCCCGTAGTACGGTTAGTTTTGATCTTTATGCTGACTGGCTCCAAGATGTGCTGCTGGCTTATTCAATGGTGATGGGTAGACATGCCCTACATAAACTGTAGCTCTGCCGCGATAAAACGAGCTCAGCGCCACCAAGCCTGACTCCCGGAGCTTCGTGTGTGTGGACTCCGTTGCTTCACCTCCTCGCGGGACGCAACCCCACCACATCACAACATGGAATGACCTGGCTGAAGGCAGAGGTCAGGCCTCGGTCCTACCCTCAGCTGGAAACTGCAGGTGGAAAACTGCCCCACCCCGTTCTGCAGGCCCCTGGCTGCCTCGAGGGATGCCTGAGATAGCAGGCTAATTCCCAGGAATCCCCCGTGTGGTCCAACTTTCCTCCCGTCCTTCTGCCAGGGTTTTGGGCCTCAGGAGAGCAGCACTCACTCCCTACCCGGGAGGTTCCACCCCTGTCGTTCCTGCTGTGTGTATTCTGACCCAGGGTCCACCTCAGGCCAGGAAGCATCTGAGGGAGGCAGTGTCACCTTTGGTCAGGCTAGAAGCCTGGCATTCTGGGGACCTGGGGCTCAAATCCCAGGTGTAGTTCTGGATGActtaagtgactttttttttttttttcctgaaagtaaCATAAATATGTACTGCAACAAGAACAACCACAACAATCATGG from Urocitellus parryii isolate mUroPar1 chromosome 3, mUroPar1.hap1, whole genome shotgun sequence carries:
- the Gtf2f1 gene encoding general transcription factor IIF subunit 1 translates to MAALGPGAPNVTEYVVRVPKNTTKKYNIMAFNAADKVNFATWNQARLERDLSNKKIYQEEEMPESGAGSEFNRKLREEARRKKYGIILKEFRPEDQPWLLRVNGKSGRKFKGIKKGGVTENTSYYIFTQCPDGAFEAFPVHNWYNFTPLARHRTLTAEEAEEEWERRNKVLNHFSIMQQRRLKDQDQDEDEEGKEKRGRRKASELRIHDLEDDLEMSSDDSDASGEEGSRAPKAKKKKPLTKAGRKKKKKKGSDDEAFEDSDDGDFEGQEVDYMSDGSSSSQDEAEGKPKVPQQEDGPKGVDEHSESSEESEEEKPPEEDKEEEEEKKAPTPQEKRRRKDSSDESDSSEESDIDSEASSALFMAKKKTPPKRERKPSGGSSRGSSRPGTPSAEGTSTSSTLRAAANKLEQGKRVSEAPAAKRLRLDAAPQSLSGKLTPQPPSGKSTPCSGDVQVTEDAVRRYLTRKPMTTKDLLKKFQTKKTGLSSEQTVNLLAQILKRLNPERKMVNDKMHFSLKD